Proteins from one Microbacterium sp. Root553 genomic window:
- a CDS encoding metallopeptidase family protein, translating into MEMDAAPFEELVVDELDRLPDEMVDGLENVVFVVEDRPEDGTLDLFGLYDGLALTERTQYGSGELPDRIVVYREPHLAACDDEDELRDEVHTTLVHEIAHFYGIDDDQLHEWGWA; encoded by the coding sequence ATGGAGATGGATGCTGCCCCCTTCGAAGAACTCGTCGTCGACGAGCTCGATCGTCTGCCCGATGAGATGGTCGACGGCCTCGAGAACGTCGTCTTCGTCGTCGAGGACCGACCGGAGGACGGAACCCTCGACCTTTTCGGGCTCTATGACGGTCTGGCACTGACAGAACGCACTCAGTACGGGTCGGGCGAGCTTCCCGATCGGATCGTCGTCTACCGCGAGCCGCACCTCGCGGCCTGTGACGACGAGGACGAACTCCGTGACGAGGTGCACACGACTCTCGTGCACGAGATCGCGCACTTCTACGGAATCGACGACGACCAGCTGCATGAGTGGGGGTGGGCATGA
- the clpS gene encoding ATP-dependent Clp protease adapter ClpS, protein MTPLATPDLDETTDLSAAPLEPWEVVVWNDPVNLMSYVVRVFRTYFGYSVERATQLMRSVHHDGHAIVATGPRETMEVHAQAMHDYGLWATVRRSAA, encoded by the coding sequence ATGACGCCGCTCGCCACGCCGGACCTCGACGAGACCACGGATCTGTCCGCGGCACCCCTTGAGCCCTGGGAGGTCGTCGTGTGGAACGACCCGGTCAATCTGATGAGCTATGTCGTCAGGGTGTTCCGCACGTACTTCGGATACTCGGTCGAGCGAGCCACGCAACTGATGCGCTCGGTGCACCATGACGGTCACGCGATCGTCGCGACCGGGCCCCGCGAGACCATGGAAGTGCATGCGCAGGCGATGCACGACTACGGACTCTGGGCGACCGTGAGGAGATCGGCCGCATGA